Sequence from the Streptomyces sp. NBC_00440 genome:
GTCGGCCGAAGTCTTCGCGGTGCCCGCCGACTTGGCGGCGCCGAGCGCCTTCTGCTGGGCGGCGGCCGGCTTCACGGCCGCGGTGGTGCCGGCGACCTTGATGGTGGCCTTGGTCGCCTTGGTGACCGTGGTGGCACCGGACTTCGGCGTGTGGACGACGAGGTCGCCGCCGAGGACCGGGAGCCCGGCGTAGGTGCGCTCGTACCGCGTGTGCGTCGTGCCGTTGGCGTCCTTGATGACGTCCCGGACGACGAGCTTCTCCTGGCTGCCGAGGCCGAGCTTCCCCGCGGTGCTCGCGGTGTTGGCCGCCGCCGTGCGCATCAGCGCGGCGTGCTGGGTGGTGGAGAGGGCCAGGGCCTGCCCGCCCATGGCGGCCGGCGTGGGCGCCGCGCCCGCGGAGGCCGTGGAGAGGGTGGTGAGGCCGGTGGCCAGCAGCGCCGCGACGGCGATCGAACCGGCGATGCGCTGGGAACGCGATATGTGAGAGGTCACTCGATTTTCCCTTTCAGAGGTGGGGGGTTGGAAAGATGCGGGTGACGTGCGGGTGGTGGCGCCGCCCGGGGGAGGTTGGGGTCCCCCGGGCAGCACTGTCCTGTTGAACAGCCATTCAGTCGAACGATGTTTCTGCGAAACGCCGTTCGGTGGAACATTAGTGCGGCCGGGCGGCTTTGTGGCTGGAAATCAGAAGGTCAGTTTCCAGCTGTTCAGCGTTCCGGTGTCCTGCCGGGCGACATCCTGGACCTTCAGCTTCCAGGTGCCGTTGGCCGTCTCGGTGGACGCGTTGACCGTGTACGAGGCCACCACGTCGTCCGCCGAGTCGGACGAGCTGGAGTTCTTCAGCCGGTACGTCTTCCCGCTCGGGCCGACCAGGTCGATGACCAGGTCGCCGCGCCAGGTGTGGCTGATGTTGACGTCCACCTTGAGCGTGGCCGGAGCCTTGCCCGTCACGCCCGTGACCGCGATCGGCGAGGTGATCGCCGAACCGCCGTCGGGGATGGCGACCTTGGTGGTGGACTGGAAGACGGTGCCCGTGCCCGGGTCGCCGCCGCCGGGCCTGCTGCCGACGTTGATGGCGGCCCAGGCGTCCGCGACCGACTTGTACTCGGCACTGGTCGCGCCGTACAGCTCACTCGCGACCGCCAGCGTCCCGGTGCGGGCCGCCGCGTAGTTGGTCGTCGACGTGAACTTCTCGGTGAGCGCCTTGTACCAGATCAGCTGGGCCTTGTCCCGGCCGATGCCGGTGACGGGCAGACCGTCGGACGTGGGCGAGTCGTAGTTGACACCGTTGATGGTCTTCTTGCCGCTGCCCTCGCTGAGCAGGTAGAAGAAGTGGTTGGCCGGGCCCGACGAGTAGTGCACGTCGAGTCCGCCGAGGCTGGACGACCAGTTGTCGGCCGATGCGCCGTCCTTGCTGGGCTTGTCCATGTAGCGCAGCGGGGTGCCGTCGCCGTTGATGTTGATCTTCTCGCCGATGAGGTAGTCACCGGGGTCCGACGCGTTGTTGGCGTAGAACTCGACCGACGTACCGAAGATGTCGGACGTGGCCTCGTTCAGCCCGCCGGACTCACCGCTGTAGTTGAGCCCGGCGGTGGCCGCGGTGACGCCGTGGGACATCTCGTGGCCGGCGACGTCGATGGCGGTCAGCGGGTCGGCGTTGCCCTCACCGTCGCCGTACGTCATGCAGAAGCAGCTGTCGTCCCAGAAGGCGTTGACGTACGCGTTGCCGTAGTGGACACGGGAGTAGGCGGCGACGCCGTTGCCCGCTATCCCGGTCCGGCCGAAGACGTTCTTGTAGAAGTCCCAGGTCTCGGCGGCCCCGTAGTGGGCGTCGGCTGCCGCGGTCTCCGAGTTGGAGGCCAGGCCGTTGCCCCAGGTGTCCGTGGTGTTGGAGTACAGGGTGCCCTTGCCCGAGGACCCGTGGTTCAGGTTGTACGTCATGTGGCCGCCGCGGGCGCCGTCGTTCAGGGTGTAGTTCGACCCCGACTGGGTCGTGCCGAGGGTGACCTTGCCGCTGTACTCGGTGTTGCCGACGCCGGTCTCGACGGCCTGGCGCTCGAAGAGCTTCTTGCCGGTGGTGGCGTCGGTGATGACATGCAGCTCGCTCGGCGTGCCGTCGTCCTGGAAGCCGCCCACGACCGTCTCGTAGGCCAGCGTCGGCTTGCCCTGCGCCAGCCAGACCACCCTGCGGGGCGCCCGGTCGGCCGAGGTCTTCGCCGACCCCTGCGCGGCAGCGGCCTTCACCGCCGACTTCTCCGCGGTGGCCGGTGCGACGGCCGCGCTGGTGTGCACGTTCTTCAGTTCCGCGCGGGACGCCTTGGTGACGCCCTCGGTCGCTCCCGCCTTCGAGGTGTCGACGACGAGGTCGCCGCCGAGGACGGGAAGCCCGTCGTAGGTGCGCTCGTACCGGGTGTGCGTGGTGCCGTCACGGTCCTTGGTGACGTCGTGGACCTGGAGCTGTTCATGTGCTCCGAGACCGAGACTCCGGGCGGTGTCCGCCTTGGTGGCGTTCGCCTGACGCAGCAACTCGGCCCGCTGGGAGGGCGAGAGGGCTGCCGGGGCGGCGCCGGGGGCGGACTTGCCGGTGACCGCGGTGGAAGCGGCGGTGTTCCCGGGTGATGCGGAGGCTGTGCCGGCCTGTACTCCTACGGCGAGCAGTGCCGCAGCGGCGACGAGTGCGCCGGTGGCGGTGGCACGACGGTGCGTGGGTCTCACGCGGACTCCTTCTGCAAGGGTGGACAGAGCGACCTGGTGAGCCGCCCTGACGAGCAAGCAGTGCGCAGAACGGGGAGAGAGTGACATCTGTGAGGACCCTGTGTCAGGACCGCGTCAAAAGGTTGGCTGGAAATCGTCCGTTGTCCACATGGTCGTGTTCGCTATACGGAATGTTTGCTGGAGAGGCCAAGTGGGCGCCCGCGCACGCTGGATGGCAGCCTGGCTCCTGAGCAGGGCGCACGGGTCCTGACTGATCCACGGGAGGTACCGGATGAGCGCGGGGAACTCGCCGGGGGAGGCTCCGGCGCCGGTTGGTACGGGGGTTGGTACGCCGGGTGGTACGGGGGGTGGTCCTCCGGCCGGGCCGTCGGCCGGTGCGCTGCCCGGCCCCTTGGTCGGTGTCGAGTGGCTCGCGCCCCGGCTCGGTGGGCCGGGACTGGTGATCCTCGACGCATCGGTGGGCGCGCACCGGGCCGTCGCACCGGGCTCGTCCCACGTACGGGAGGACCGGACGGCAATCCCGGGCGCCCGGATCTTCGACATCGACGGGGCGCTGTCCGACCACGCGAGCCCGCTGCCGCACACCATGCCGGGCGCCTCCCACTGCACCGACGAGCTGCGCGCCCTGGGCGTGAACGACACCGACACCGTCGTGGTGTACGACGCCGTGGGCATCTACTCCAGCGCAAGGGCCTGGTGGATGCTCCGGGCGATGGGCTTCGACCGGGCCGCCGTACTCGACGGCGGGCTGCCCGCCTGGACGGCGGCAGGGCTGCCGGTGGTGAGCGGCGGACCCGAACCCGTGTGCCGCCTCGGCGACTTCATCGCCCGGCCCCGTCCGGGCCTGTTCGCCGGCAGCGCCGAGGTCACCGCGGCCCTCGCCGACCCGGCCGCGGCCGTCCTCGATGCCCGCGCCCGTGACCGGTTCTCCGGCGAGGCCGCCGAACCCCGTCCGGGGCTGCGTGGCGGCCATATGCCGGGAGCGGCGAACCTGCCCTTCGGGGAGATCCAGCACGGCGGCCGGATGTTCCCGGAGTCCGGACTGCGTACCGCTTTCGCCGAGGCCGCGGGCGGACGTGAGCGGCTGATCCTCAGCTGCGGATCGGGTGTCACCGCCTGCGTCCTGGCCCTGGGGGCCGAACTCGCCGGATACCGCGACCTGTCCGTGTACGACGGTTCCTGGAGCGAGTGGGGGCTGCCGTCCGGGCGACCGGTCGTGGGGGCGGCCGGAGGTGGCTGAGCAGGAGTCGGGGGTTCCGGCGTTGTTGACGAGGTCAGGACGGTGTCGGCGCCTTCTTCGGCCGGACGGAGCGCCACAGCGGCACCGATTCCCTCCGTCACCAAGTCCACGCTGGTTTCGGTCAGTTCACGGGATCGTGAAACCGGCGGGCCCGTACCAGCATCAGACTGGGGGACAGGCTTGCCCGCGGTGGAGTTCGGTCCGCCGCACTTCGAAGGAAGGGGAGAACTTCATGAATCCTGTGGTGAATCTGGACCTGGACGTCATCGATGTGACGCCCAAGGCCTGGGACGAGTTGTCCGCAGATCTGGTCTCGGACAACGTCTATGCCGCCGACTGCCAGTGCGGTGGTGGCTGCGGCTGTTGTGGCGGCTGCGCCGGCTGCTGCACCTGACGTTCGTCCCGTCGGCCTGCCCGGTGCCGCGCGCACCCGGGCCGGAACGGTGGAGGCAGAGCTGCCTCTGCCTCCACCGCCCAGCACACAGACAAAGTGAGGTCTCGCCGTAAGCGCCACAGACAGCTTCGACGACCTGGTGTCGCCTTACGGCGTTGTTCAGGCCACCGGTGCGAACCGTGCCGAGGGCTGGCTGGCCGGCATGACCGTCTCCCTGGCCGACGGCGGCAGCGGATGCCCCGGCCTGGGCGTCGGCCGTTCCCCCAGCACCGGCTGCGGCCGCGCGTTCGACGACCCGGCGCACGCCCGCATGATCGCCATCGCCGAAGCCGCCGAACGCTATTCGGCCTACGAGCCGCCCACGGCCGGACACCGGTGGGCGACGGCCGCCGAACTCGACGGACCTGTCCTCGACACCACCCGGCTGCCGCGTTGTTCGGCGGCCGAACTGGCCCATCCGGCCTGCCCGGTCACCCCGTTCGACGCCGACGCACCGGTGCGCTGGATCCAGGGCCTGGATCTGGTGTCGCGGGAACGGACATGGATGCCGGCGGTGATGTCGACGTACCGCCTGCACCCCGCGAGACCGGCGGAACGGTTCTGGTACCAGCTGTCCACCGGCTTCGCCGTCCATACCGATCCGGTGGAGGCCGTGGTCCGCGCCATCCTTGAGGTGATCGAACGCGACGCGATCGCGCTCACCTGGCTGCAGCGGATGCCGTTGCGGCCGATCCCGGCCGAGGCGCACTCACCGATGCTGGACCGACTGCTGGCCGCCGCACAGCGGCACTTCGTGCACACCCTGCTGCTCGACGCGACCACCGATCTCGGGGTGCCGACCGTGTACTGCCTGCAGATCGCCGAGCACGACCCGCGGGCGCGGCACGTGGTGGGGTGTGCGGCCGACCGCACCCTGTCCGCAGCGGCGGAGAAGGCACTGGCCGAGACACTCAGCATCCGTGATCTGGTCTACGCCGGCCCCGGTGCGCCGGAGTCCTTCGAGGAGTTCACCGACATCGCCGACGGCGCCCGCTACATGGCCGTGCCGGAGCGGTCCGAAGCATTCGCTTTCCTGCACCGGGGGAGCGCCGCCGGGCCACGCCGTCCGCCGCCCGCTCTGCCGACGCCACCGCAGGCCGCACTGGACACCCTGCTGGAGCGGCTGTCGGCACTCGACATGCCGGTGCTGGCAGTCGACCGCAGCCATGCCGAACTCCGCTCGGTCGGCCTGACCGCGGTCAATGTCGTCATTCCCGACCTGCAGCCGATGTCGCTGCTGCCGCTGGCCCAGTTCCGCGCCCATCCCCGGCTCTACCGGGCACCGGCCGCGATGGGCTTCCCCGTCCACTCCGAGGAGGA
This genomic interval carries:
- a CDS encoding M4 family metallopeptidase, translated to MRPTHRRATATGALVAAAALLAVGVQAGTASASPGNTAASTAVTGKSAPGAAPAALSPSQRAELLRQANATKADTARSLGLGAHEQLQVHDVTKDRDGTTHTRYERTYDGLPVLGGDLVVDTSKAGATEGVTKASRAELKNVHTSAAVAPATAEKSAVKAAAAQGSAKTSADRAPRRVVWLAQGKPTLAYETVVGGFQDDGTPSELHVITDATTGKKLFERQAVETGVGNTEYSGKVTLGTTQSGSNYTLNDGARGGHMTYNLNHGSSGKGTLYSNTTDTWGNGLASNSETAAADAHYGAAETWDFYKNVFGRTGIAGNGVAAYSRVHYGNAYVNAFWDDSCFCMTYGDGEGNADPLTAIDVAGHEMSHGVTAATAGLNYSGESGGLNEATSDIFGTSVEFYANNASDPGDYLIGEKININGDGTPLRYMDKPSKDGASADNWSSSLGGLDVHYSSGPANHFFYLLSEGSGKKTINGVNYDSPTSDGLPVTGIGRDKAQLIWYKALTEKFTSTTNYAAARTGTLAVASELYGATSAEYKSVADAWAAINVGSRPGGGDPGTGTVFQSTTKVAIPDGGSAITSPIAVTGVTGKAPATLKVDVNISHTWRGDLVIDLVGPSGKTYRLKNSSSSDSADDVVASYTVNASTETANGTWKLKVQDVARQDTGTLNSWKLTF
- a CDS encoding sulfurtransferase, whose translation is MVGVEWLAPRLGGPGLVILDASVGAHRAVAPGSSHVREDRTAIPGARIFDIDGALSDHASPLPHTMPGASHCTDELRALGVNDTDTVVVYDAVGIYSSARAWWMLRAMGFDRAAVLDGGLPAWTAAGLPVVSGGPEPVCRLGDFIARPRPGLFAGSAEVTAALADPAAAVLDARARDRFSGEAAEPRPGLRGGHMPGAANLPFGEIQHGGRMFPESGLRTAFAEAAGGRERLILSCGSGVTACVLALGAELAGYRDLSVYDGSWSEWGLPSGRPVVGAAGGG
- a CDS encoding YcaO-like family protein; protein product: MTVSLADGGSGCPGLGVGRSPSTGCGRAFDDPAHARMIAIAEAAERYSAYEPPTAGHRWATAAELDGPVLDTTRLPRCSAAELAHPACPVTPFDADAPVRWIQGLDLVSRERTWMPAVMSTYRLHPARPAERFWYQLSTGFAVHTDPVEAVVRAILEVIERDAIALTWLQRMPLRPIPAEAHSPMLDRLLAAAQRHFVHTLLLDATTDLGVPTVYCLQIAEHDPRARHVVGCAADRTLSAAAEKALAETLSIRDLVYAGPGAPESFEEFTDIADGARYMAVPERSEAFAFLHRGSAAGPRRPPPALPTPPQAALDTLLERLSALDMPVLAVDRSHAELRSVGLTAVNVVIPDLQPMSLLPLAQFRAHPRLYRAPAAMGFPVHSEEELNPWPQPFA